A window from Dehalobacter sp. DCA encodes these proteins:
- a CDS encoding response regulator, which yields MRPVVMVIDDDTSIANLLSTMLIGNGYTPIIASNGYSALTMLKSCPHPNLILTDYSMPILNGCEFIEKISAQKNLKDIPVIMISGSDIEERKLPKTTNFKGIIQKPFKINTVLDVIKHHAINHCDSSLYPA from the coding sequence TTGAGGCCTGTTGTAATGGTCATCGACGACGACACAAGTATAGCCAATCTTCTGTCAACAATGCTAATTGGCAATGGCTATACTCCAATTATCGCGTCAAATGGATATTCAGCTCTTACTATGCTGAAGAGCTGCCCTCACCCAAATTTGATTCTTACAGACTATTCCATGCCTATACTCAATGGCTGCGAATTTATTGAGAAGATTTCAGCTCAAAAAAATCTGAAAGATATCCCGGTAATTATGATTTCCGGTTCAGATATTGAAGAAAGGAAGCTGCCGAAAACCACAAATTTCAAGGGGATTATCCAGAAACCGTTTAAAATCAATACGGTTCTTGACGTTATCAAGCATCACGCAATCAATCATTGCGATTCTTCACTCTATCCTGCTTAA
- the sleB gene encoding spore cortex-lytic enzyme: protein MDQNFNEKKQKKIFSIITVSLILCLVLSAASQAALGDRTLSKGSRGSEVKALQSKLVQLGYQVGKVDGIYGKSTLAAVKRFQKSRGLKADGIAGDKTIRELKRLTGESTTSSGKQVGFKNADFQLLARCVYAEGRGEPYIGQVAIGACIMNRIKSSSFPKTIAGVIYEPKAFSAVDDGQINLQPDETAIKAAREAMNGSDPTNGAVYYFNPDKTTNKFVWSRPQIKKIGKHIFTR from the coding sequence ATGGATCAGAATTTCAATGAAAAAAAACAAAAAAAAATATTCAGTATTATAACGGTAAGTCTTATTCTATGTCTGGTTCTTTCTGCTGCCAGTCAGGCTGCTCTTGGAGACCGGACACTGTCCAAGGGTTCCAGAGGTTCTGAAGTCAAAGCCTTGCAGAGCAAACTGGTCCAACTCGGGTATCAGGTCGGAAAAGTTGACGGTATTTATGGAAAGTCAACCCTGGCTGCCGTCAAAAGATTTCAAAAAAGCAGAGGATTAAAAGCTGACGGCATAGCCGGAGACAAAACGATTCGGGAGTTAAAAAGACTGACAGGTGAAAGTACTACCTCTTCCGGGAAACAGGTAGGTTTTAAGAACGCCGATTTTCAGCTGCTTGCTCGGTGTGTTTATGCGGAAGGCCGCGGGGAACCGTATATTGGTCAGGTCGCGATCGGGGCCTGTATCATGAATAGGATTAAAAGTTCCTCCTTCCCGAAAACCATCGCCGGTGTCATTTACGAGCCAAAGGCCTTTTCGGCAGTAGATGACGGTCAGATCAACCTTCAACCTGATGAAACCGCCATTAAGGCAGCCAGGGAAGCGATGAACGGATCTGATCCGACCAATGGAGCGGTCTATTATTTTAATCCCGACAAGACCACCAATAAATTTGTCTGGTCAAGACCGCAGATCAAAAAAATTGGCAAACATATTTTTACACGTTAG
- a CDS encoding DUF2225 domain-containing protein → MMDKKDITEKLEPLYDKKVECLLCGQEFVTKKIRSRFIKPRKVDSDFGQIFEQDDNSPLFYYVMVCPHCGFSFTEDFSKIMAQNVRKKTLEEISGKMDHSKDFCGERDYQMAVRTFKLAIYFAQLIKEKHVVLARICHRLAWIYRGAGIAEEEMRFMNLACTEYEQSFLYTDFNPELTPEIQILYLIGELNRRLGKYNEAVKYFSTVSEHPDKSRYMKYVNMARNQWSEAVQEYRESKTKQQIQPNVKSE, encoded by the coding sequence ATGATGGATAAAAAGGATATAACTGAAAAGCTCGAGCCTCTCTACGACAAAAAGGTCGAATGCCTTTTATGCGGTCAGGAATTCGTGACCAAGAAAATCCGGTCAAGGTTCATTAAGCCGCGCAAGGTCGACAGCGATTTTGGTCAGATATTTGAGCAAGATGACAATAGTCCGTTATTCTACTATGTCATGGTCTGCCCTCATTGCGGTTTTTCTTTCACAGAGGATTTTTCCAAAATCATGGCACAAAATGTTCGCAAAAAAACTCTCGAGGAGATCTCCGGCAAGATGGACCACAGTAAAGACTTTTGTGGAGAGCGGGATTATCAGATGGCAGTCAGAACGTTTAAGCTAGCGATCTACTTTGCCCAGCTGATTAAAGAAAAACATGTTGTGCTGGCAAGGATCTGTCACCGCCTGGCGTGGATTTACCGCGGAGCCGGAATTGCTGAAGAAGAGATGAGATTTATGAATCTGGCCTGTACCGAATATGAACAATCTTTTCTTTATACGGATTTCAATCCGGAATTGACTCCGGAAATCCAGATTTTATATTTGATCGGTGAATTGAACCGCAGACTAGGAAAATACAACGAAGCTGTCAAATATTTTTCTACAGTCAGTGAACATCCTGACAAAAGCCGGTACATGAAATATGTCAATATGGCCAGAAATCAGTGGAGCGAAGCTGTCCAGGAATATCGGGAGAGCAAGACCAAACAGCAAATACAGCCAAACGTAAAATCAGAATAA
- a CDS encoding THUMP domain-containing class I SAM-dependent RNA methyltransferase, whose protein sequence is MARVELIAVTAFGLEAVVARELKNLGYENTEVQNGKISWTTNEEGICRANLWLRCADRISLKMGEFEARSFEELFQQTKALPWEEWLPVDACFPVTGKSVKSQLHSVPDCQAIVKKAIVERLKDTYGVSWFEETGALYAVQVSILKDTVTLTIDTSGKGLNKRGYRQMAGEAPLKETLAAAMVYLSYWKPDRVLLDPFCGTGTIPIEAAFIGQNRAPGLARAFSAERWTNIAEKHWRKAREEAEDLWQRNEELAIYGSDIDPAALRLAREHTREAGLEGKIFFQRLPVKEVRSRFKYGCIITNPPYGQRLGTAEEAETAYQELGEVLERLEDWSLHMLTSLPKPERFIKKRWDKSRKLYNGRIECHYYQFFGPKPPKDAKNNL, encoded by the coding sequence ATGGCAAGGGTTGAACTGATCGCAGTAACGGCATTTGGGCTTGAAGCTGTCGTTGCGCGGGAACTTAAAAATCTGGGGTATGAAAATACAGAGGTTCAGAACGGTAAGATATCATGGACAACAAATGAAGAAGGGATTTGCCGGGCCAATCTGTGGCTGAGGTGTGCGGACCGTATCAGTTTGAAGATGGGTGAGTTTGAAGCCCGGAGCTTTGAGGAATTATTCCAGCAAACGAAAGCATTGCCCTGGGAGGAATGGCTGCCGGTGGACGCCTGTTTTCCGGTGACCGGAAAATCGGTTAAATCTCAGCTGCATAGTGTTCCAGACTGCCAGGCGATCGTTAAGAAAGCGATTGTGGAGAGACTGAAGGATACCTATGGCGTCAGCTGGTTTGAAGAGACAGGAGCCCTCTATGCCGTACAGGTCTCTATTCTGAAAGATACTGTTACGCTGACCATCGATACTTCCGGTAAGGGATTAAACAAACGCGGCTATAGGCAAATGGCCGGGGAGGCTCCATTAAAAGAAACACTTGCTGCCGCAATGGTCTATCTTAGCTACTGGAAACCCGACCGTGTTCTTCTGGATCCTTTTTGCGGAACAGGAACGATTCCGATTGAAGCGGCTTTTATCGGGCAGAACCGGGCACCTGGTCTGGCCAGGGCATTTTCGGCTGAACGTTGGACGAACATTGCGGAAAAACATTGGCGAAAAGCAAGAGAAGAAGCAGAAGATCTCTGGCAAAGAAATGAGGAACTTGCAATCTATGGTTCGGATATTGATCCAGCTGCTTTACGCTTAGCCAGGGAACACACCAGAGAAGCAGGTCTGGAAGGAAAAATATTTTTTCAGAGGCTGCCGGTCAAAGAAGTCCGCTCCAGATTTAAATATGGCTGTATCATTACGAACCCTCCATACGGGCAAAGGCTTGGAACAGCAGAAGAAGCTGAAACTGCTTATCAGGAACTTGGCGAGGTTCTGGAGAGACTCGAAGATTGGTCCCTGCATATGCTCACTTCGCTGCCAAAACCAGAAAGGTTCATTAAAAAAAGGTGGGATAAAAGCCGGAAATTATATAATGGAAGAATTGAGTGCCATTATTATCAGTTTTTTGGGCCCAAACCTCCAAAAGACGCGAAAAATAACCTATAG
- a CDS encoding IS110 family transposase, protein MSLFVGIDVSSSDFKVRILDERGNEPVKKLRALNDQPGCEQVTRYLSEACAKENEDRLVIGLEATSVYSWPLQMFLAEDPCLAPLQPQIYSFNPKVVANFKKAYVDLPKNDWIDAWVIAERLRFGRLPEGSQVDFRYLPLQRLTRFRCHMIEMISREKNYFLTNLFLKFSTLAQGTVFSNTFGATSESLTLEFFSPEEVAARPLDELIDFLMEKGKSHFEDPEAKARELKEAARKAHRLRGSLLQPINLILATSIETIHTLEKQVKKIDKAIEAEIRHFSNTLITVPGIGPVLSAGIIAEIGDIRRFPNEGALAKFIGLTWRSHQSGDFTADDTPLTRTGNTYLRSYIIQAANLVRQKEPEYKAFYQRKFSESKTHHHRRALVLTARKLVRMVDALLRSNQIYMPHGNRGNAN, encoded by the coding sequence TTGAGTTTATTTGTCGGTATTGATGTGAGTTCCAGTGATTTTAAAGTGCGAATCTTAGATGAGCGGGGTAATGAACCGGTAAAAAAACTGCGGGCTTTGAATGATCAGCCTGGTTGTGAGCAAGTTACCCGATATCTCTCTGAAGCCTGCGCTAAAGAGAATGAGGACCGGCTGGTTATTGGTTTAGAGGCCACTTCCGTGTACAGTTGGCCGTTACAAATGTTCTTGGCGGAAGACCCTTGTTTAGCACCTTTACAGCCCCAAATCTATTCCTTTAACCCCAAGGTCGTTGCTAATTTCAAGAAAGCTTATGTGGACCTTCCGAAGAACGACTGGATTGATGCCTGGGTCATTGCCGAACGTTTACGCTTCGGCCGGCTCCCAGAAGGCTCTCAGGTTGATTTCCGCTACTTACCATTACAGCGCCTCACTCGCTTTCGTTGTCATATGATTGAGATGATCTCCAGAGAGAAGAACTATTTTCTCACGAACTTGTTCTTGAAGTTTAGCACGCTTGCCCAAGGTACGGTTTTTAGCAACACTTTCGGCGCTACTTCTGAATCCTTGACACTTGAGTTTTTTTCTCCAGAAGAGGTTGCGGCTCGACCGCTTGATGAACTGATTGATTTCCTCATGGAGAAAGGAAAAAGTCATTTCGAGGATCCAGAAGCCAAAGCCAGAGAGTTGAAGGAAGCCGCCCGCAAGGCCCATCGACTACGTGGAAGCCTATTGCAACCCATTAACCTTATCCTGGCCACGAGCATCGAAACCATCCACACTTTAGAGAAGCAGGTAAAGAAAATCGATAAGGCGATCGAAGCAGAAATCAGGCATTTCTCTAATACGCTCATTACCGTTCCCGGTATTGGCCCAGTGCTTTCAGCTGGTATTATTGCTGAGATTGGAGACATCCGTCGTTTTCCAAATGAAGGAGCCTTAGCAAAGTTTATTGGGTTAACCTGGCGTTCTCACCAGTCAGGTGATTTTACAGCCGATGACACACCCTTAACCCGAACCGGCAACACCTACTTGCGCAGTTATATCATCCAGGCTGCTAATTTAGTACGCCAAAAGGAACCGGAGTACAAAGCCTTCTACCAACGTAAATTCTCGGAAAGTAAGACTCACCATCATCGCCGTGCTCTAGTGCTTACTGCACGTAAACTCGTCCGTATGGTTGATGCTCTGCTACGCAGCAACCAAATCTATATGCCACATGGCAATAGGGGGAATGCAAACTAA
- a CDS encoding pyridoxal-phosphate-dependent aminotransferase family protein produces MPNKEMLLIPGPTPVVDEIYEALSRETMSHTDMRFAGIFSEALAQTRKMFNTDGEVFVIAGSGTLAMEMALANTVARGEKLLIVSHGYFGDRFIGVAKALGIEAEVLAAEWGKQIEPAQIEEKLQQGGFKAVTVTHADTSTGVAANLDKVVPTVKKYGALFILDGVCASGGLEEDMGKAYGTDDYKIDVVLTASQKAIGVPPGLAIVAFGPKALESRAKMDGVNSYYMDISNWSPVMKEPQKYFATHPINMIYGYAEAMKIIAAEGTAARYRRHTAIGKAIRAAVRSMGMNIFAAEEVAAPTLSCILYPEGINDAEFRAVLAKKGLIVAGLLASLAGKGFRLGHMGNTTNDIFCKALEIIGETLGEMGFPVDSAKAVQVFKDVFAENNK; encoded by the coding sequence ATGCCCAATAAAGAAATGCTCTTAATTCCCGGCCCGACACCTGTAGTCGACGAAATTTATGAGGCGCTTTCCCGGGAAACAATGTCCCATACGGATATGCGTTTTGCAGGTATTTTCAGCGAAGCTCTCGCTCAGACCAGAAAAATGTTCAATACGGATGGCGAAGTTTTTGTTATCGCCGGATCCGGAACACTAGCCATGGAAATGGCACTGGCCAATACGGTTGCCCGCGGTGAGAAGCTGCTCATCGTAAGCCATGGCTATTTTGGAGACCGCTTTATCGGAGTTGCGAAAGCTTTAGGGATTGAAGCTGAAGTACTGGCTGCTGAGTGGGGCAAACAAATTGAACCGGCTCAGATCGAAGAAAAGCTGCAGCAAGGCGGATTTAAAGCTGTTACGGTAACCCACGCGGATACATCAACGGGAGTAGCTGCTAATCTGGACAAAGTTGTTCCGACAGTCAAAAAGTATGGCGCGCTCTTTATTTTAGACGGTGTATGTGCTTCCGGCGGACTTGAAGAAGATATGGGCAAAGCCTATGGTACTGACGATTATAAGATTGACGTTGTTTTGACCGCATCTCAGAAAGCGATTGGGGTTCCTCCTGGACTTGCGATTGTGGCCTTTGGACCGAAAGCCCTAGAATCCAGAGCGAAAATGGATGGTGTCAACAGTTACTATATGGATATCAGCAACTGGAGCCCGGTCATGAAAGAGCCCCAGAAATATTTTGCGACCCACCCGATCAATATGATCTATGGCTATGCAGAAGCTATGAAAATCATTGCGGCCGAAGGAACGGCAGCACGTTATCGTCGGCATACAGCGATTGGCAAAGCAATCCGTGCGGCGGTCAGATCCATGGGCATGAATATTTTTGCTGCGGAAGAAGTCGCTGCTCCGACTTTAAGCTGCATTCTTTATCCAGAAGGAATCAACGATGCCGAATTCAGAGCCGTACTCGCGAAGAAAGGGCTGATCGTAGCCGGATTACTCGCTTCTCTGGCCGGAAAAGGCTTCAGATTGGGACATATGGGGAACACCACGAATGATATTTTCTGCAAAGCGCTCGAAATCATTGGTGAAACACTCGGAGAAATGGGATTCCCGGTGGACAGCGCGAAAGCCGTCCAGGTGTTCAAGGACGTTTTTGCTGAGAATAATAAATAA
- the asnS gene encoding asparagine--tRNA ligase — MNSIAVKQIYEATEAKIGERLQISGWVRTVRASREFGFIEFNDGSCFRNLQIVYGQDLLNFSEVSRLGAGSAITAEGVLVSSPGTNQAFELKAEKIQIENACPADYPLQKKKHSLEFLRTIAHLRPRTNTFSAVFRLRSVISMAVHQFFQDKGFVYVHTPIITGSDAEGAGEMFRVSTLKLDHLPRDDRGAVDYRQDFFGKETNLTVSGQLNAESFCLAFKDVYTFGPTFRAENSNTARHAAEFWMIEPEIAFAELNDIQNLAEEMMKYLIAYALEHCPDEMAFFSKFIDKELLARLNNVLDSEFGRLSYSDAIEILKKANTDFAYPVEWGLDLQTEHERFLTEKVFGKPLFITDYPKEIKAFYMRQNDDQQTVAAMDLLVPGVGEIIGGSQREERTDLLTKRIAQLGMSAEHYGWYLELRKYGGVKHAGFGLGFERLIMYLSGISNIRDVIPFPRTVKSADF; from the coding sequence ATGAACAGTATAGCTGTAAAGCAAATTTATGAGGCAACAGAGGCTAAGATTGGGGAGCGTCTGCAAATCTCAGGCTGGGTAAGGACGGTCAGAGCATCCAGAGAATTTGGTTTTATCGAATTTAATGACGGCAGTTGCTTCAGAAACCTACAAATCGTCTATGGTCAGGATCTGCTAAACTTTTCCGAAGTCAGCCGACTCGGAGCCGGTTCCGCCATAACTGCGGAAGGGGTACTGGTTTCCTCTCCGGGGACAAACCAGGCTTTTGAGCTAAAAGCCGAGAAGATCCAAATCGAAAATGCCTGTCCGGCTGATTATCCGCTGCAGAAGAAAAAGCATAGTCTGGAATTTCTTAGAACGATTGCGCACCTCCGTCCCCGGACCAATACATTCTCGGCTGTATTCAGACTCAGGTCTGTCATTTCAATGGCCGTGCATCAGTTTTTTCAGGATAAAGGCTTTGTCTATGTGCATACGCCAATCATCACAGGAAGTGATGCCGAGGGAGCGGGAGAAATGTTTCGGGTATCCACACTGAAGCTTGATCATCTGCCGCGTGATGACCGGGGAGCAGTGGATTATCGTCAGGACTTTTTTGGTAAGGAGACAAATCTTACGGTAAGCGGACAGCTGAATGCCGAAAGTTTTTGCCTTGCGTTTAAAGATGTCTACACATTTGGACCGACTTTCAGGGCAGAAAACTCCAATACGGCCAGGCATGCAGCTGAATTTTGGATGATTGAGCCGGAGATTGCCTTTGCAGAGTTAAACGATATCCAAAATCTCGCCGAGGAAATGATGAAGTATCTGATTGCTTATGCGCTGGAACACTGCCCGGACGAAATGGCGTTTTTTAGTAAGTTTATCGATAAAGAACTGCTGGCCCGGCTGAACAATGTTTTAGATTCGGAATTTGGCCGTCTGTCCTACAGCGACGCCATCGAGATTTTAAAGAAAGCCAATACGGATTTTGCTTATCCTGTGGAATGGGGATTAGACCTGCAAACTGAGCACGAACGTTTTTTAACCGAAAAGGTATTTGGAAAACCACTTTTTATTACAGATTACCCCAAGGAGATTAAGGCTTTTTACATGAGGCAAAACGATGATCAGCAGACGGTGGCTGCGATGGACCTGCTTGTTCCGGGTGTCGGTGAAATCATTGGCGGCAGTCAGAGAGAAGAAAGAACAGATTTGCTGACAAAACGAATTGCTCAGCTTGGAATGAGTGCGGAGCATTATGGCTGGTACCTTGAACTCAGAAAATATGGTGGGGTAAAACATGCAGGCTTCGGCCTCGGCTTTGAGCGCCTGATCATGTATTTAAGCGGGATTTCCAATATCCGTGATGTCATCCCGTTCCCGAGAACCGTGAAGTCCGCAGATTTCTAG
- a CDS encoding FAD-binding and (Fe-S)-binding domain-containing protein, producing MALTIQKEVIEDLKSIWGDRINFNALERKIYAHDMGVMPSMIKPFAGNPIPDGIVQPSSEDELVHLVTYANRHQISLIPRGKATSGYGGVLLVDGGLIVEFNRMKKILDISEQESSATIQPGVVWNELEYHLNQKNLTLALYPTSAPSSTVGGWLAQGGAGIGSYEFGYFRDNVLSARVVLPDGSVKFMQGSGLDLVSDVNGITGLISEISIRVKMLKPMHVKAIAFGNPDHLAGFMKDLFSRKVPLWSVSFINPDAARLKNNLPPHYHHGERVTDEHRPILPEKYIAILSCTNDHCDLVQADVMEIAQKNNGEFLSAEIARHEWDARFEPVRAKRIAPSLIPSEVIIPLENLDKVIQEITAEVKHPFILEGFATNSQEFVLLGFILHDERQFNFNLAYALSLSILNTAQKYQGRPYASGLYFIGFVEKILGKDRVKKLTAFKKQVDPNKMMNPGKVLDNSFLSRGIELAGTLDPILKIFGNLAKAKDPGEVFKERKGIPGDIVWYAYACSQCGYCVDQCDQYYGRGWESQSPRGKWTFLKLLLEGEVEFTQRAVDTFLACTTCELCNRTCQLDLPNESSWLKLRGLLVDGLGYRTFPPFEIMANTMRQQGNIWGGYAKDRDKWIIDEVRDSVQEKAEYAFFPGCTSSFVEQDIAQSTALLLKEAGIKYAYLGNKEQCCGIPMLVSGRWEVFNETAAKNIAAMKQTGAKTVITTCPACWLVWEIYYRHWAKDNNIEYDLHAKHYADVLAEKIEAGEFKLAKELNLQATYHDPCHMGRAGARFEGPRTLINAIPGSNFREMRFHHYDAHCCGAVISLVADPKVASEIGASRIEEAIECGADTIITACPCCRVQLKISAEDNHLPIKIRDLSTLAAESLGYDIPCSDPVIDEKWAVFDGMIRMMTPWGMADMMAGLIPEMIEAMPDTYRNMMKMVMNAPEVFKEPMISMMKSVMPSLFPGLLPDIMDKVMPRMLEKVSEAIPMPEYLEEQMPNLMPKTMEVLMPKMLDEIIPYFMPKMADYLRGK from the coding sequence ATGGCCTTGACCATTCAGAAAGAAGTCATTGAAGATTTGAAGTCAATCTGGGGGGACCGGATAAACTTCAACGCCCTGGAAAGAAAAATTTATGCCCACGATATGGGAGTAATGCCCTCCATGATTAAACCCTTTGCCGGTAATCCTATTCCGGACGGTATTGTTCAACCGTCATCCGAAGATGAACTTGTTCACCTCGTGACCTATGCGAACCGGCATCAAATCAGCTTAATTCCAAGAGGGAAAGCAACATCCGGTTATGGCGGCGTACTGCTGGTTGACGGTGGGCTAATCGTCGAATTTAACCGGATGAAAAAAATCCTCGATATCTCCGAACAGGAAAGCAGTGCAACTATACAGCCGGGCGTTGTCTGGAATGAACTCGAGTATCACCTGAACCAAAAGAACCTGACGCTGGCGTTATACCCGACAAGTGCTCCTTCTTCGACGGTCGGCGGATGGCTTGCGCAGGGCGGTGCTGGAATCGGCAGTTATGAATTTGGCTACTTCCGAGACAATGTACTGTCTGCCAGAGTTGTCTTGCCAGATGGCTCTGTCAAATTCATGCAGGGTTCGGGTCTGGATCTGGTTTCGGACGTTAATGGAATCACTGGTTTAATCAGCGAGATCAGCATCCGGGTTAAAATGCTGAAACCAATGCATGTCAAAGCCATCGCTTTTGGCAATCCGGACCATCTTGCAGGATTCATGAAAGATTTGTTTTCCCGCAAAGTGCCTTTATGGTCGGTATCGTTTATCAACCCGGACGCTGCGAGATTAAAGAATAATCTACCGCCGCATTATCATCACGGGGAGCGAGTCACGGATGAGCACAGACCGATTCTGCCCGAAAAATATATAGCGATTCTGTCTTGTACCAACGACCATTGCGATCTTGTTCAGGCCGATGTGATGGAAATCGCCCAAAAAAACAACGGAGAATTTCTCTCCGCCGAAATCGCCCGACATGAATGGGATGCCCGTTTTGAACCCGTCAGGGCCAAGAGAATTGCCCCTTCCCTGATTCCAAGCGAGGTTATTATCCCGCTGGAAAACCTCGATAAAGTCATTCAAGAGATTACGGCCGAGGTTAAGCACCCATTTATTCTGGAGGGCTTCGCGACAAATTCCCAGGAATTTGTTCTGCTGGGTTTCATCCTGCATGATGAAAGGCAGTTTAACTTCAATCTTGCTTATGCGCTTTCTCTGTCTATTCTGAACACCGCTCAGAAATACCAGGGCAGACCGTATGCGTCCGGCTTATATTTTATCGGGTTCGTCGAAAAGATCTTAGGCAAGGACAGGGTCAAAAAACTGACCGCATTCAAAAAGCAGGTTGACCCGAATAAAATGATGAATCCGGGCAAAGTCCTGGACAACAGTTTTTTGTCCAGGGGAATTGAACTTGCAGGTACGCTTGACCCGATCCTCAAAATATTCGGCAATTTGGCCAAAGCCAAAGATCCCGGTGAAGTATTCAAGGAGAGAAAAGGCATTCCGGGTGACATTGTCTGGTATGCCTACGCCTGTTCGCAATGTGGCTACTGTGTCGATCAATGTGATCAATATTACGGCCGGGGTTGGGAGTCCCAATCCCCGCGCGGCAAATGGACGTTTTTAAAACTTCTTCTGGAAGGGGAAGTCGAATTTACCCAGCGTGCTGTTGACACTTTCTTGGCCTGCACGACGTGTGAATTATGCAACAGGACCTGTCAGCTGGATTTGCCGAATGAATCTTCCTGGCTAAAACTGCGGGGGCTGCTGGTAGACGGACTCGGGTACAGGACATTTCCTCCTTTTGAAATCATGGCCAATACGATGCGCCAGCAGGGCAATATTTGGGGCGGATACGCTAAGGACAGGGATAAATGGATCATTGACGAGGTTCGGGACAGTGTCCAGGAAAAAGCCGAATACGCCTTTTTCCCTGGCTGTACCTCATCCTTCGTCGAACAGGATATTGCCCAGTCTACTGCTTTGCTGTTAAAGGAAGCAGGGATCAAATATGCTTATCTCGGCAACAAAGAACAGTGCTGCGGCATACCGATGCTCGTATCCGGACGCTGGGAAGTCTTCAATGAAACAGCAGCTAAAAATATTGCCGCGATGAAACAGACCGGGGCCAAGACCGTTATTACAACCTGTCCGGCCTGCTGGCTGGTCTGGGAAATCTATTACCGCCATTGGGCCAAAGACAACAATATTGAATATGATCTGCATGCCAAACATTATGCGGATGTTTTGGCCGAAAAGATTGAAGCGGGAGAGTTTAAGCTTGCCAAAGAACTTAACCTTCAGGCAACCTACCATGATCCTTGTCATATGGGACGGGCCGGAGCCAGATTTGAAGGTCCACGTACGCTGATCAACGCAATCCCCGGCTCAAACTTCAGGGAAATGCGTTTTCACCATTATGATGCGCACTGCTGCGGCGCCGTGATCTCCCTAGTGGCTGATCCGAAGGTCGCCTCTGAGATTGGTGCTTCCCGGATTGAGGAAGCGATAGAGTGCGGTGCAGATACGATTATTACCGCCTGTCCCTGCTGCAGGGTCCAGTTAAAAATCTCGGCCGAGGATAATCATCTGCCAATTAAGATCCGCGATTTATCTACGCTGGCCGCCGAAAGCCTTGGCTATGACATTCCGTGCTCAGATCCGGTCATCGATGAGAAATGGGCTGTCTTTGACGGAATGATCCGAATGATGACCCCCTGGGGAATGGCCGATATGATGGCCGGTCTAATTCCGGAGATGATTGAAGCCATGCCGGACACATACAGGAACATGATGAAAATGGTGATGAACGCGCCGGAAGTGTTCAAAGAGCCGATGATCTCCATGATGAAAAGCGTGATGCCTTCCTTATTCCCCGGATTGCTCCCGGACATCATGGATAAAGTCATGCCGCGAATGCTTGAGAAAGTAAGCGAAGCCATCCCGATGCCGGAGTACCTCGAAGAACAGATGCCAAACCTGATGCCCAAAACGATGGAGGTACTCATGCCTAAAATGCTAGACGAGATCATCCCGTATTTCATGCCGAAAATGGCGGATTATTTGAGAGGGAAATAA
- a CDS encoding ABC-2 transporter permease → MSETDPVRRNSSSLILEIQGLGKYFSEFELSDVTFSLEKGYRLGYMRSRWANFISMFVIFGLIGAMGQLIKIPAGELETTNQELEQLTAVLNGYAGPVICLMMFVVGMVLLVLSFKVSVRIYKNKDF, encoded by the coding sequence GTGAGTGAAACAGACCCTGTCAGAAGGAACAGCAGCAGTCTGATCCTGGAAATCCAGGGATTAGGAAAATATTTTTCGGAGTTTGAGCTTTCAGATGTTACATTCAGTTTGGAAAAAGGTTACCGTTTAGGTTATATGCGTTCCAGGTGGGCCAATTTCATCTCTATGTTTGTTATTTTTGGGCTTATTGGCGCGATGGGTCAGTTGATAAAAATACCTGCCGGTGAATTGGAAACCACAAATCAGGAATTGGAGCAGCTTACTGCGGTACTGAATGGGTATGCCGGTCCGGTCATTTGCCTTATGATGTTTGTTGTTGGAATGGTTCTGTTGGTACTTTCGTTCAAGGTTTCTGTCCGAATCTATAAAAACAAAGACTTTTAA
- a CDS encoding GntR family transcriptional regulator, with protein MNIIISHMSGEPIYQQIINQIKTLILAGDLIEGEMLPSIRQLGKDLRISVITTKRAYEELEREKFIYSVPGKGSFVALQNCEARIENKRKQIEEMLKDVVKESRLLNLSLAEITEILKNVYDDMTPAK; from the coding sequence ATGAATATCATTATTTCACACATGAGCGGAGAACCGATTTATCAGCAAATCATCAATCAGATCAAAACATTGATCCTGGCGGGAGATCTGATCGAGGGGGAAATGCTTCCTTCGATCAGGCAGCTTGGGAAGGATTTGCGTATCAGTGTCATTACAACCAAAAGAGCCTATGAGGAATTGGAACGGGAGAAGTTTATTTACTCTGTTCCGGGAAAAGGGTCTTTTGTTGCTCTGCAAAACTGTGAGGCAAGGATCGAAAATAAACGAAAACAGATTGAAGAAATGTTGAAAGACGTTGTCAAGGAAAGCAGGCTTCTGAATTTAAGCCTTGCTGAAATCACAGAAATATTAAAGAACGTCTATGACGATATGACCCCGGCAAAGTAA